Proteins encoded together in one Streptomyces sp. TLI_171 window:
- a CDS encoding DUF5682 family protein: MEGLLPGRPGGLRVSAEVTLLGVRHHGPGSARAVAAALAALRPDAVLIEGPPEADELVALAAEKDMTPPVALLAHVADDPARAAFWPFAEFSPEWVALRHAADAGVPVRFIDLPAGHSLTLGPRGTDPDATSGTDGASEQGEGSGVPGGTFGPAPVDPIAELAAAAGYGDPEAWWEDVVEHRGPAADPLAPFEALAEAMTALREHHPAERRDEIREAAMRQQIRAARRAGHRRIAVVCGAWHVPALAAMPTVAHDRALLAELPKKAKTELTWVPWTHRRLSQHTGYGAGIDSPGWYHHLFTTADRPVTRWMTKVAALLRAEDHPVSSAHVIEAVRLAETLAVVRGRPLPGLTETLDAVRAVMCDGSDLALALVRDRLVVGDALGEVPDSAPAVPLQRDLTRLQRSLRLKPEAASRELVLDLRKDLDAERSRLLHRLRLLGLHWGRPVRDSVNSTGTFRETWQLAWEPEFSVRLVEAGQWGTTVRGAATGKAIGDAATAELTELTALAEHCLLAALPDALPEVMRLLADRAALDTDAGHLATALPALVRTLRYGDVRDTDTSALTAVAHGLAERLCVALPAASTGLDADGARSRRTELDAVHQAVALLGGDTAERWAGTLAALAAREPHGGPATGVPGLLRGRAVRLLLDDGRLDAEEAGRRLGLVLSTASEPADAGGWVEGFLSGGGALLLHDPTLLGLLDEWLCRVSGDTFTDLLPVLRRTFSSLETGVRHTIGSRVATGSLGPVAQQADAPLDEERADAATPVLALLLGIPGPRIPRQADRRAS, encoded by the coding sequence CTGGAAGGACTTCTACCGGGCCGCCCGGGAGGTCTCCGCGTGAGTGCCGAGGTGACGCTGCTCGGGGTGCGCCACCACGGCCCCGGCTCGGCCCGCGCGGTGGCCGCCGCACTGGCCGCCCTGCGGCCCGACGCGGTGCTGATCGAAGGCCCGCCGGAGGCCGACGAGCTGGTGGCGCTGGCCGCCGAGAAGGACATGACGCCGCCGGTCGCGCTGCTCGCCCACGTGGCGGACGACCCGGCCCGGGCCGCGTTCTGGCCGTTCGCCGAGTTCTCCCCCGAGTGGGTGGCGCTGCGGCACGCCGCGGACGCCGGCGTCCCGGTCCGCTTCATCGACCTGCCGGCGGGCCACAGCCTCACGCTCGGGCCGCGCGGCACGGATCCGGATGCAACCTCCGGGACTGACGGCGCATCAGAACAGGGGGAGGGGTCGGGAGTGCCGGGGGGCACTTTCGGACCCGCCCCCGTCGACCCGATCGCCGAACTCGCCGCCGCGGCCGGGTACGGCGACCCGGAGGCCTGGTGGGAGGACGTGGTCGAGCACCGCGGCCCCGCCGCCGACCCGCTCGCCCCCTTCGAGGCGCTCGCCGAGGCGATGACGGCGCTGCGCGAGCACCACCCCGCCGAGCGGCGCGACGAGATCCGCGAGGCCGCCATGCGGCAGCAGATCCGCGCCGCCCGCCGGGCCGGCCACCGGCGGATCGCCGTGGTCTGCGGCGCCTGGCACGTGCCCGCGCTGGCCGCCATGCCGACTGTCGCGCACGACCGGGCGCTGCTCGCCGAACTCCCCAAGAAGGCGAAGACCGAGCTCACCTGGGTGCCCTGGACGCACCGCCGGCTCTCCCAGCACACCGGCTACGGCGCGGGGATCGACTCGCCCGGCTGGTACCACCACCTGTTCACCACCGCCGATCGGCCGGTCACCCGCTGGATGACCAAGGTCGCCGCCCTGCTCCGCGCCGAGGACCACCCGGTCTCCTCCGCGCACGTCATCGAAGCGGTCCGGCTCGCCGAGACCCTGGCCGTCGTCCGCGGCCGCCCGCTGCCCGGCCTCACCGAGACCCTGGACGCGGTGCGCGCCGTGATGTGCGACGGCTCCGACCTCGCCCTCGCCCTGGTGCGCGACCGCCTGGTGGTCGGCGATGCGCTCGGCGAGGTCCCCGACAGCGCGCCCGCCGTGCCGCTGCAGCGCGACCTGACCCGGCTGCAGCGCAGCCTGCGGCTCAAGCCGGAGGCCGCGAGCCGCGAACTCGTCCTCGACCTGCGCAAGGACCTGGACGCGGAACGCTCCCGGCTGCTGCACCGGCTCCGGCTGCTCGGCCTGCACTGGGGCCGGCCGGTCCGCGACAGCGTCAACTCCACCGGCACCTTCCGCGAGACCTGGCAGCTCGCCTGGGAACCCGAGTTCTCGGTCCGCCTGGTGGAGGCCGGCCAGTGGGGCACCACCGTGCGGGGCGCCGCCACCGGCAAGGCGATCGGCGACGCCGCCACGGCCGAACTCACCGAACTCACCGCCCTCGCCGAGCACTGCCTGCTCGCCGCCCTGCCCGACGCCCTGCCCGAGGTGATGCGGCTGCTCGCCGACCGCGCCGCCCTCGACACCGACGCCGGGCACCTCGCCACCGCCCTCCCCGCCCTGGTCCGCACCCTGCGCTACGGCGACGTCCGGGACACCGACACCAGCGCCCTCACCGCCGTCGCCCACGGCCTCGCCGAACGCCTCTGCGTCGCCCTCCCCGCCGCCAGCACCGGCCTGGACGCCGACGGCGCGCGCAGTCGCCGCACCGAACTGGACGCCGTGCACCAGGCGGTCGCCCTGCTCGGCGGCGACACCGCCGAACGCTGGGCCGGGACGCTCGCGGCCCTCGCCGCCCGCGAGCCGCACGGCGGCCCCGCGACGGGCGTGCCCGGCCTGCTCCGCGGCCGGGCGGTGCGGCTGCTGCTCGACGACGGCCGGCTCGACGCGGAGGAGGCCGGGCGCCGGCTCGGACTGGTGCTCTCCACCGCCTCCGAACCGGCCGACGCCGGCGGCTGGGTCGAGGGGTTCCTCTCCGGCGGCGGGGCGCTGCTGCTGCACGACCCGACGCTGCTCGGCCTGCTCGACGAATGGCTCTGCCGGGTCTCCGGCGACACCTTCACCGACCTGCTGCCGGTCCTGCGCCGCACCTTCTCCTCCCTGGAGACGGGCGTCCGCCACACCATCGGCTCCCGGGTCGCCACCGGCTCGCTCGGGCCGGTCGCGCAGCAGGCCGATGCACCGCTGGACGAGGAACGCGCCGACGCCGCCACCCCGGTGCTGGCCCTGCTGCTGGGGATCCCGGGTCCGCGGATCCCCCGGCAGGCGGACCGCCGCGCGAGCTGA
- a CDS encoding VWA domain-containing protein: protein MRRWRLVLGADGDGTGVRLTGRDAGMDGALGALYREDGKRSAGLGGSAPKVARWLGDIREYFPTSVVQLMQQDAISRLGLDRLLLEPEMLAAVEPDVHLVGTLLSLKHALPETTRETARAVVGKVVAELERRLADRTRSTVGGALDRSARVNRPRHRDIDWDRTIRANLSKYLQEYRTVVPERLVGYARAQRALKKDVILCIDQSGSMAPSVVHSAVFGAVLASMPSLDTRLVVFDTSVVDLTEQLSDPVDVLFATQLGGGTDINRALAYCQSKISRPSETIVVLISDLYEGGIRDEMLKRVAAMKASGVQFIALLALSDEGAPAYDHAHAQALAALGAPAFACTPDAFPDIMAAAIEKRPLPVPEQR from the coding sequence ATGCGGCGTTGGCGGCTGGTGCTCGGTGCGGACGGGGACGGGACGGGGGTGCGGCTGACCGGGCGGGACGCCGGGATGGACGGGGCGCTCGGGGCGCTGTACCGGGAGGACGGGAAGCGGTCGGCGGGGCTCGGGGGGTCGGCGCCGAAGGTGGCGCGGTGGCTGGGCGACATCCGGGAGTACTTCCCGACCAGCGTGGTGCAGTTGATGCAGCAGGACGCGATCTCCCGGCTGGGGCTGGACCGGCTGCTGCTGGAGCCGGAGATGCTGGCCGCGGTGGAGCCGGACGTGCACCTGGTGGGGACGCTGCTGTCGCTGAAGCACGCCCTGCCGGAGACCACCCGGGAGACCGCGCGCGCGGTGGTCGGCAAGGTGGTGGCCGAACTGGAGCGCCGGCTCGCCGACCGGACCCGCTCGACGGTCGGCGGCGCGCTGGACCGCAGCGCGCGGGTCAACCGCCCCCGGCACCGGGACATCGACTGGGACCGCACCATCCGGGCCAACCTGTCGAAGTACCTGCAGGAGTACCGGACGGTGGTGCCGGAGCGGCTGGTCGGCTACGCGCGGGCGCAGCGGGCGTTGAAGAAGGACGTGATCCTCTGCATCGACCAGTCCGGGTCGATGGCCCCGTCGGTGGTGCACTCGGCGGTGTTCGGCGCGGTGCTGGCCTCGATGCCGAGCCTGGACACCCGGCTGGTGGTGTTCGACACCTCGGTGGTGGACCTGACGGAGCAGCTGAGCGACCCGGTGGACGTGCTGTTCGCCACCCAGCTGGGCGGCGGCACCGACATCAACCGGGCGCTGGCGTACTGCCAGTCGAAGATCAGTCGCCCGTCGGAGACGATCGTGGTGCTGATCAGCGACCTGTACGAGGGCGGCATCCGGGACGAGATGCTGAAGCGGGTCGCGGCGATGAAGGCGTCAGGGGTGCAGTTCATCGCGCTGCTGGCGCTGTCCGACGAGGGCGCGCCCGCGTACGACCACGCGCACGCCCAGGCGTTGGCGGCGCTCGGGGCCCCGGCGTTCGCCTGCACCCCGGACGCGTTCCCGGACATCATGGCGGCGGCGATCGAGAAGCGGCCGCTGCCGGTACCCGAACAGCGGTGA
- a CDS encoding ABC transporter ATP-binding protein has translation MIEIRELTKAYDGRRVVDGLGFRVEPGRVTGFLGPNGAGKSTTLRMVLGLDRPSSGTALIDGRPYAELAEPLRRVGALLDAHAVHAGRTARGQLRWIAASHGLPARRIDDVLELVGLAEVADRRIRTYSLGMRQRLGIAAALLGDPAALLLDEPVNGLDAEGIRWIRALLRRLAAEGRAVLVSSHLMAEMAQTADHLVVIGRGRLLADTSTAEFLAEHGRRRVRVRAVDPAALAALLATTHPRAVPLGDGGYEVPDADPGQLGALAAERRVVLIELSVTHDSLEEAFMRMTADAVEYRAVAA, from the coding sequence GTGATCGAGATCCGTGAGCTGACCAAGGCGTACGACGGCCGGCGGGTCGTCGACGGGCTCGGGTTCCGGGTGGAGCCCGGGCGGGTGACGGGCTTCCTCGGCCCCAACGGGGCGGGCAAGTCCACCACCCTGCGGATGGTGCTGGGCCTGGACCGGCCGAGCTCCGGCACCGCGCTGATCGACGGCCGCCCGTACGCCGAACTGGCCGAGCCGCTGCGGCGGGTCGGCGCCCTGCTGGACGCCCACGCCGTGCACGCGGGCCGCACCGCGCGGGGCCAGCTGCGCTGGATCGCCGCCTCGCACGGCCTGCCCGCCCGCCGGATCGACGACGTCCTGGAACTCGTCGGCCTGGCCGAGGTCGCCGACCGGCGGATCCGCACCTACTCGCTGGGCATGCGCCAGCGCCTCGGCATCGCCGCGGCCCTGCTCGGCGACCCGGCGGCGCTGCTGCTCGACGAGCCGGTCAACGGCCTGGACGCGGAAGGCATCCGGTGGATCCGCGCACTGCTGCGGCGCCTCGCCGCCGAAGGCCGCGCCGTGCTGGTCTCCTCCCACCTGATGGCGGAGATGGCGCAGACCGCGGACCACCTGGTGGTGATCGGCCGCGGGCGGCTGCTCGCCGACACCTCCACCGCCGAGTTCCTCGCCGAGCACGGCCGCCGCCGGGTCCGGGTCCGCGCCGTCGACCCGGCCGCGCTCGCCGCGCTGCTCGCCACCACCCACCCCCGGGCCGTCCCGCTCGGCGACGGCGGGTACGAAGTCCCGGACGCCGACCCCGGGCAGTTGGGCGCGCTGGCCGCCGAACGCCGCGTCGTCCTGATCGAACTGTCCGTCACCCACGACTCCCTGGAGGAGGCCTTCATGCGGATGACCGCGGACGCCGTCGAGTACCGGGCGGTGGCGGCATGA
- a CDS encoding ABC transporter permease, whose translation MTTRTHPLRAEWAKFTSLRSLWTTPLIAVALSAGITAAVQFSYGHRDTSLTDDPMEGLYYGLNFGQVAVVCLGILLIGQEYASGTLATSLAAVPDRLRFFRAKLLLGAGLGLAVGVLTVAGQLAATTASVGLDLTAPGSGRALAAGVLYHPLLLVLCLALTTVLRNQTAALGLLSPTVFLGTTALTAVPGLRELAQFLPDRAGLYALRLQDTPGIHYGHATGLLLLAAWTAAATLLALRTLHHRDA comes from the coding sequence ATGACCACCCGCACCCACCCGCTGCGCGCCGAATGGGCCAAGTTCACCTCGCTGCGCTCGCTGTGGACCACGCCGCTGATCGCGGTGGCGCTCAGCGCCGGCATCACGGCGGCCGTCCAGTTCAGCTACGGACACCGCGACACCTCGCTGACCGACGACCCGATGGAGGGCCTGTACTACGGCCTGAACTTCGGCCAGGTCGCGGTGGTCTGCCTGGGCATCCTGCTGATCGGCCAGGAGTACGCCTCCGGCACCCTCGCCACCTCGCTCGCCGCCGTCCCCGACCGGCTGCGCTTCTTCCGCGCCAAGCTGCTGCTCGGCGCGGGCCTCGGGCTCGCGGTCGGCGTCCTCACCGTCGCGGGTCAACTGGCCGCCACCACCGCCTCGGTGGGCCTCGACCTGACCGCCCCGGGCAGCGGGCGGGCGCTCGCCGCGGGCGTGCTCTACCACCCGCTGCTGCTGGTGCTCTGCCTCGCCCTCACCACCGTCCTGCGCAACCAGACGGCCGCCCTGGGCCTGCTCTCCCCCACGGTCTTCCTCGGCACCACCGCCCTGACGGCCGTCCCCGGCCTCCGCGAACTCGCCCAGTTCCTCCCCGACCGGGCCGGCCTCTACGCCCTGCGCCTCCAGGACACCCCGGGCATCCACTACGGCCACGCCACCGGCCTCCTCCTCCTCGCCGCCTGGACCGCCGCCGCCACCCTCCTCGCCCTCCGCACCCTCCACCACCGCGACGCCTGA
- the sucC gene encoding ADP-forming succinate--CoA ligase subunit beta — MDLFEYQARDLFAKHGVPVLDGDVIETAADAAAIAERFGGRAVVKAQVKVGGRGKAGGVKLASDPQDAVAKAEAILGMDIKGHTVHKVMLAQTADIKEEYYVSFLLDRTNRTFLAMASVEGGVEIEVVAEENPDALAKIPVDANEGVTPEKAAEIVAAAKFPAEIADQVADVLQKLWVVFIKEDALLVEVNPLIKSGDGKIIALDGKVSLDENAEFRQPEHEALEDKAAANPLEAAAKAKGLNYVKLEGQVGIIGNGAGLVMSTLDVVAYAGEKHGGVKPANFLDIGGGASAEVMANGLEIILGDTDVKSVFVNVFGGITACDAVANGIVQALALLESKGEAVTKPLVVRLDGNNAELGRKILTDANHPLVQQVDTMDGAADRAAELANK, encoded by the coding sequence GTGGACCTGTTCGAGTACCAGGCGAGGGACCTCTTCGCCAAGCACGGTGTACCCGTGCTTGACGGCGATGTCATCGAGACCGCCGCAGACGCTGCCGCCATCGCGGAGCGCTTCGGCGGCCGTGCCGTCGTCAAGGCTCAGGTGAAGGTGGGCGGCCGAGGCAAGGCCGGTGGCGTGAAGCTCGCGTCCGACCCCCAGGACGCCGTGGCCAAGGCCGAGGCCATCCTCGGCATGGACATCAAGGGCCACACCGTCCACAAGGTGATGCTGGCGCAGACCGCGGACATCAAGGAGGAGTACTACGTCTCCTTCCTGCTGGACCGCACCAACCGCACGTTCCTGGCGATGGCCAGCGTCGAGGGCGGCGTGGAGATCGAGGTCGTCGCCGAGGAGAACCCCGACGCGCTGGCGAAGATCCCGGTGGACGCCAACGAGGGTGTGACCCCGGAGAAGGCCGCCGAGATCGTCGCCGCCGCGAAGTTCCCGGCCGAGATCGCCGACCAGGTCGCCGACGTCCTGCAGAAGCTCTGGGTGGTCTTCATCAAGGAGGACGCCCTCCTGGTCGAGGTCAACCCGCTGATCAAGTCCGGCGACGGCAAGATCATCGCGCTCGACGGCAAGGTCTCCCTGGACGAGAACGCCGAGTTCCGCCAGCCGGAGCACGAGGCGCTCGAGGACAAGGCCGCCGCGAACCCGCTGGAGGCCGCGGCCAAGGCCAAGGGCCTGAACTACGTCAAGCTCGAGGGCCAGGTCGGCATCATCGGCAACGGCGCGGGCCTCGTCATGAGCACCCTGGACGTCGTCGCGTACGCCGGCGAGAAGCACGGCGGCGTGAAGCCGGCCAACTTCCTCGACATCGGCGGCGGCGCGTCCGCCGAGGTGATGGCGAACGGCCTGGAGATCATCCTGGGCGACACCGACGTCAAGTCGGTCTTCGTCAACGTCTTCGGCGGCATCACCGCGTGCGACGCGGTCGCCAACGGCATCGTGCAGGCCCTCGCGCTCCTGGAGAGCAAGGGCGAGGCCGTCACCAAGCCGCTGGTCGTCCGCCTGGACGGCAACAACGCGGAGCTGGGTCGCAAGATCCTCACCGACGCCAACCACCCGCTGGTGCAGCAGGTGGACACCATGGACGGCGCCGCTGACCGCGCCGCCGAGCTGGCCAACAAGTAA
- a CDS encoding DUF6350 family protein, which translates to MTQLMGRPILGLPSELDSRSTLSDLLTGVRTALLTLSVVAVPVFGLWVLAPYGDESAQDAARTVFGLWLLGHGAPLTHGPAAAPVTVTPLLLTAVTAVLLDRAGRRQARRTRGRGLTRWRSPLALYAGYLLVAAAAVAQCADPQAALRSRAVADLAAVALLTAAAFGHGLWSGLGRPLHLPAPALPPALWPADAAPALGRALAGWLLTLTAGGGLVCAAAVLLGSAGQDAQRLGNGTADWLGMLLACLLLVPNAVLWSIGYALGPGFTVGTGAHAGPLGAHLGPVPDFPLLGLLPADRGADWHLLACAAPAAAATVTGLLLGRAATRWALGPTAVVAAATAPAAAPVALLAAWACGGALGPGRMSHLGPVPWQFGLAQAAWLLALALPATLLTRWWHHHHTDSPGPVVRARVGAYRLVCRLAA; encoded by the coding sequence ATGACGCAGCTGATGGGCCGTCCGATCCTCGGCCTGCCGAGCGAACTCGACAGCCGCTCCACCCTCTCCGACCTGCTCACCGGCGTCCGCACCGCGCTGCTCACCCTGTCCGTGGTCGCCGTCCCGGTGTTCGGCCTGTGGGTGCTGGCCCCGTACGGCGACGAATCCGCGCAGGACGCGGCCCGGACGGTGTTCGGCCTCTGGCTGCTCGGCCACGGCGCCCCGCTCACCCACGGCCCCGCGGCCGCGCCCGTCACCGTCACCCCGCTGCTGCTCACCGCCGTCACCGCCGTCCTGCTGGACCGGGCCGGACGCCGCCAGGCCCGGCGCACCAGGGGGCGCGGGCTCACCCGTTGGCGCTCCCCGCTGGCGCTGTACGCCGGTTACCTGCTCGTCGCGGCCGCCGCCGTCGCCCAGTGCGCCGACCCGCAGGCCGCGCTGCGCTCCCGCGCCGTCGCCGACCTGGCCGCCGTCGCCCTGCTCACCGCCGCCGCGTTCGGCCACGGCCTGTGGAGCGGTCTCGGCCGACCGCTCCACCTCCCGGCCCCCGCCCTGCCGCCCGCGCTCTGGCCGGCCGACGCCGCACCCGCCCTGGGCCGGGCGCTGGCCGGCTGGCTGCTCACCCTGACCGCCGGCGGCGGGCTGGTGTGCGCGGCGGCCGTCCTGCTCGGCTCCGCCGGGCAGGACGCGCAACGCCTCGGCAACGGCACCGCCGACTGGCTCGGCATGCTGCTGGCCTGCCTGCTGCTGGTCCCCAACGCGGTGCTCTGGTCGATCGGCTACGCCCTCGGCCCCGGCTTCACGGTGGGCACCGGGGCCCACGCCGGACCGCTCGGCGCCCACCTCGGACCCGTCCCCGACTTCCCGCTGCTCGGCCTGCTCCCCGCCGACCGCGGCGCCGACTGGCACCTCCTCGCCTGCGCCGCGCCCGCCGCCGCGGCCACCGTCACCGGGCTGCTGCTCGGCCGCGCCGCCACTCGCTGGGCGCTCGGCCCGACCGCGGTGGTCGCCGCCGCCACGGCGCCGGCCGCCGCCCCGGTCGCCCTGCTCGCCGCTTGGGCCTGCGGCGGCGCGCTCGGCCCCGGCCGGATGTCCCACCTCGGGCCCGTTCCCTGGCAGTTCGGCCTCGCCCAGGCCGCCTGGCTGCTCGCCCTCGCCCTCCCCGCCACCCTGCTCACCCGCTGGTGGCACCACCACCACACCGACAGCCCCGGCCCCGTCGTCCGCGCCCGCGTCGGCGCCTACCGCCTGGTCTGTCGCCTGGCCGCCTGA
- the sucD gene encoding succinate--CoA ligase subunit alpha, translating into MAIFLTKDSKVIVQGMTGSEGMKHTRRMLASGTQIVGGVNPRKAGTTVDVDGTEIPVFGTVVDAMEKTGADVTVIFVPPAFTKSAVIEAIDAEIGLAVVITEGVPVHDTASFWAHAGAKGNKTRIIGPNCPGLISPGQSNAGIIPANITGPGKIGLVSKSGTLTYQLMYELRDLGFSSAVGIGGDPVIGTTHIDALKAFQEDPETELIVMIGEIGGDAEERAAAYIAEHVTKPVVGYVAGFTAPEGKTMGHAGAIVSGSSGTAQAKKEALEAAGVKVGKTPSETARLARELIAAAE; encoded by the coding sequence ATGGCTATCTTCCTTACCAAGGACAGCAAGGTCATCGTCCAGGGCATGACCGGCTCCGAGGGCATGAAGCACACCCGCCGCATGCTCGCCTCCGGCACCCAGATCGTCGGCGGTGTGAACCCGCGCAAGGCCGGCACCACCGTGGACGTGGACGGCACCGAGATCCCGGTGTTCGGCACCGTGGTCGACGCGATGGAGAAGACCGGTGCCGACGTCACCGTCATCTTCGTGCCGCCGGCGTTCACCAAGTCGGCCGTGATCGAGGCGATCGACGCCGAGATCGGCCTGGCCGTGGTCATCACCGAGGGCGTGCCGGTGCACGACACCGCCTCGTTCTGGGCCCACGCCGGCGCCAAGGGCAACAAGACCCGCATCATCGGCCCGAACTGCCCCGGCCTGATCAGCCCCGGACAGTCCAACGCGGGCATCATCCCGGCCAACATCACCGGCCCGGGCAAGATCGGTCTGGTGTCGAAGTCCGGCACCCTGACCTACCAGCTCATGTACGAGCTGCGCGACCTCGGCTTCTCCTCCGCGGTGGGCATCGGCGGCGACCCGGTCATCGGCACCACCCACATCGACGCCCTCAAGGCGTTCCAGGAGGACCCGGAGACCGAGCTGATCGTCATGATCGGCGAGATCGGCGGCGACGCCGAGGAGCGTGCCGCGGCCTACATCGCCGAGCACGTCACCAAGCCGGTCGTCGGCTACGTCGCGGGCTTCACCGCGCCCGAGGGCAAGACCATGGGCCACGCCGGCGCCATCGTCTCCGGCTCCTCTGGCACCGCCCAGGCGAAGAAGGAGGCCCTTGAGGCCGCCGGCGTCAAGGTCGGCAAGACGCCGTCCGAGACCGCCCGCCTGGCCCGCGAGCTGATCGCCGCCGCCGAGTAA
- a CDS encoding LuxR C-terminal-related transcriptional regulator: MTSPSTAEPEPTTGTSPRARADVALLLRRLTPREAQVLARFAAGEDLRTAARSLGIAPNTARSHLNRAIRKLGVRTPEEAVALTTAPPPAPAPASAPEPAPEPADEPADESAPASFEEFAALVHARLAQQTFLLTGHRRRAVHSTHLALGAAARRWAEVSATADPEGWVRTKAFDLALSPWRRGGPRRARPSRWPRRRIAVGEAAAPAGPEPSQRLTPRDRALLKALLRLSRPQRRALVLHDTLGLPAERVAVEVESSTAAAAARVRSAREALARELPELLGADPEDPEFAERLAGLLHAAAVHGCPDPRLPSPARLVADSRLHTGLATGAAAALTVLAGAALVTTGLGVGPSALVRPELPAGTACTSPWTGSAGPAVPRGAPGLQTPWCSPAPGVPARLTDPAGPAGRTLPTPAPSVPTGDPETATGSEPSGSTDAAPAGPPLAAPRRT; encoded by the coding sequence GTGACCTCACCCTCGACCGCGGAGCCCGAGCCCACCACCGGAACCTCGCCCCGGGCACGCGCGGACGTCGCGCTCCTGCTGCGGAGACTGACACCCCGTGAGGCCCAGGTGCTGGCCCGGTTCGCCGCCGGCGAGGACCTGCGCACCGCCGCCCGCAGCCTGGGCATCGCTCCCAACACCGCCCGCTCCCACCTCAACCGGGCGATCCGAAAACTCGGTGTCCGCACCCCCGAGGAGGCCGTCGCCCTCACCACCGCCCCACCGCCGGCCCCGGCCCCCGCGTCTGCACCCGAACCCGCGCCCGAACCCGCCGACGAGCCCGCCGACGAGAGCGCTCCCGCCTCGTTCGAGGAGTTCGCCGCCCTGGTGCACGCCCGCCTCGCCCAGCAGACCTTCCTGCTGACCGGCCACCGGCGCCGTGCCGTCCACTCGACGCACCTCGCGCTGGGCGCGGCCGCCCGGCGGTGGGCGGAGGTGTCGGCGACGGCGGACCCGGAGGGGTGGGTGCGGACGAAGGCGTTCGACCTGGCGCTGTCGCCGTGGCGCCGGGGCGGGCCCCGGCGGGCTCGCCCGTCGCGGTGGCCGCGGCGGCGGATCGCGGTCGGCGAGGCGGCCGCGCCGGCGGGGCCCGAGCCCTCGCAACGGCTGACGCCCCGTGACCGGGCGCTGCTGAAGGCCCTGCTGCGGCTGTCGCGGCCGCAGCGCCGAGCCTTGGTGCTGCACGACACGCTGGGGCTGCCGGCCGAGCGGGTCGCGGTGGAGGTGGAGTCGAGTACCGCGGCGGCCGCGGCCCGGGTGCGGTCGGCGCGGGAGGCGCTGGCCCGGGAGCTGCCGGAACTGCTCGGCGCGGACCCGGAGGACCCGGAGTTCGCGGAGCGGCTGGCGGGCCTGCTGCACGCGGCGGCGGTGCACGGCTGCCCGGACCCGCGGCTGCCCTCGCCCGCCCGGCTGGTCGCGGACAGCCGGCTGCACACCGGCCTGGCGACCGGCGCGGCGGCGGCGCTGACGGTGCTGGCGGGCGCGGCGCTGGTCACCACCGGGCTGGGGGTGGGCCCGTCGGCCCTGGTGCGCCCGGAGCTTCCGGCGGGGACGGCCTGCACCTCGCCCTGGACGGGCAGCGCCGGTCCGGCGGTCCCGCGCGGCGCGCCGGGCCTGCAGACGCCGTGGTGCAGCCCGGCGCCGGGCGTCCCGGCCCGCCTGACCGACCCGGCCGGCCCGGCCGGCCGGACCCTGCCCACCCCCGCGCCGTCCGTCCCCACGGGCGACCCGGAGACCGCAACCGGCTCGGAGCCCTCGGGCAGCACGGACGCGGCCCCGGCCGGCCCCCCGCTCGCGGCCCCCCGCCGGACCTGA